The Deinococcus koreensis genome window below encodes:
- a CDS encoding beta strand repeat-containing protein translates to MRVSRRTPLIFVSLALSLAACGGGGPPPGTPVGSLADSGAGSLREAIASASAGATLRLTQSGTLSLNSPLSIDKNLTIIATGVTLDAAGKGRALEVGSGANVTVLGGTFKGGVGQVLPAGLNAARLGERFGPPRMADPAAPKLSAASLRAQAAAPTAGGVLLNSGTLTLDGVTVTGGKANLGGGIYNAAGATLTLKGTTSVTGNTAELVDPADTTIDQGIGGGVFNKGTLTVSGGSVSGNTAVYAGGGIYGSALGSITLSAGAVDTNTVTAPLTVSNSVAGGSAGGGILTNGSLLISGGSVSGNTAAYFGAGVTAQATVDPQGTVTIPTVTLSGGSFENNRVTDDAGGGSGGAFWISGTLTMTGGTVKGNSAPYGGGIAVFRDASITGGTIEGNEARTKHGGGLLVYTPPARTVISSVTLGGTATVRGNRAAEHSGGILVDRTTFTMTGGIVQGNTAVNSGGGLAFGGGTSSAIQGGVISGNRLTGTVDGGGGVRVFSSSALTLAGGEIRDNTAVKTGGGITVGGSVTMTGGRITGNRATNRTSGADTGGGGGGVRLYAGASMTASGGTISGNSAWYGGGIETNGAFQASPTSTFVLSGATLSGNRAEGLDGGGVWNDGSLTIQSGSVTGNSARNGGGVFNTRVGAYAQPGGSLTGNTPDNVFSDP, encoded by the coding sequence ATGAGGGTATCCCGGAGGACACCGCTGATCTTCGTTTCGCTCGCCCTGAGTCTGGCCGCCTGCGGGGGCGGCGGCCCCCCGCCCGGCACGCCCGTCGGCTCATTGGCCGACAGCGGTGCGGGCAGCCTGCGCGAGGCCATCGCCTCGGCCAGTGCCGGCGCCACCCTGCGCCTGACCCAGAGCGGCACCCTGAGCCTGAACAGTCCGCTGAGCATCGACAAGAACCTCACGATCATCGCCACTGGGGTCACCCTGGACGCCGCCGGCAAGGGCCGCGCCCTGGAGGTGGGGAGCGGGGCGAACGTGACGGTGCTGGGGGGCACCTTCAAGGGCGGGGTGGGGCAGGTGCTCCCGGCCGGGCTGAACGCTGCCCGACTGGGTGAACGCTTCGGCCCGCCCCGCATGGCAGATCCTGCGGCACCGAAGCTCAGCGCCGCGAGCCTCCGCGCTCAGGCCGCCGCGCCCACGGCGGGCGGCGTGCTGCTGAACAGCGGCACCCTGACCCTGGACGGCGTGACCGTGACCGGCGGAAAGGCCAATCTCGGCGGCGGGATCTACAACGCGGCCGGCGCCACCCTGACCCTGAAGGGCACCACCAGCGTCACGGGGAACACGGCGGAACTGGTCGATCCGGCCGACACCACCATTGACCAGGGCATCGGCGGCGGAGTCTTCAACAAGGGCACCCTGACCGTGAGCGGCGGCAGTGTCAGCGGCAATACGGCCGTATACGCAGGCGGCGGGATCTATGGCTCCGCCCTCGGCAGCATCACGCTGAGCGCCGGCGCTGTGGACACCAACACGGTGACCGCGCCTCTCACCGTCTCGAACAGCGTGGCGGGCGGCAGCGCCGGGGGCGGCATCCTGACCAACGGGAGCCTCCTGATCAGTGGCGGCAGCGTCAGCGGCAATACTGCGGCCTATTTTGGAGCAGGCGTCACCGCCCAGGCCACCGTAGATCCCCAGGGAACGGTGACCATCCCCACGGTGACCCTCAGTGGCGGCAGCTTCGAGAACAATCGGGTCACCGACGACGCCGGTGGAGGCAGCGGTGGCGCCTTCTGGATCAGCGGCACCTTGACCATGACGGGCGGCACCGTGAAAGGCAACTCGGCGCCCTATGGGGGCGGAATCGCGGTGTTCCGCGACGCCAGCATCACGGGCGGCACCATAGAGGGGAACGAAGCCCGGACGAAGCACGGTGGGGGCCTGCTGGTGTACACCCCGCCCGCCCGCACTGTCATTTCCAGCGTCACGCTTGGCGGAACGGCCACCGTGAGGGGCAACCGGGCTGCAGAACACAGCGGCGGCATCCTGGTCGACCGCACCACCTTCACCATGACCGGGGGCATCGTTCAGGGCAACACGGCCGTCAATAGCGGGGGCGGCCTGGCCTTCGGCGGCGGCACCTCCAGCGCCATCCAGGGCGGCGTCATCAGTGGGAACCGGCTCACCGGCACCGTGGATGGGGGGGGCGGCGTGCGGGTGTTCAGCAGCAGCGCACTGACCCTGGCGGGCGGGGAGATCCGGGACAACACGGCCGTCAAGACCGGCGGCGGGATCACCGTGGGGGGAAGCGTCACCATGACGGGCGGCCGGATCACCGGCAACCGAGCGACCAACCGCACCAGCGGCGCGGATACGGGAGGGGGCGGCGGCGGTGTGCGCCTGTACGCGGGGGCCAGCATGACCGCCAGCGGCGGCACGATCAGCGGCAACAGCGCCTGGTACGGCGGCGGCATCGAGACCAACGGCGCTTTCCAGGCCTCGCCGACCTCCACCTTTGTCCTGTCGGGCGCGACCCTGAGCGGCAACCGGGCGGAAGGCCTCGACGGCGGCGGGGTCTGGAACGACGGAAGCCTCACCATCCAGA
- a CDS encoding AAA family ATPase, translating into MADVTLQLLGEPQLCLDGVPLPCRNMGLRLLAILALEGASERLKLADLLWETTTHKALHNLRMTVHHLCLGLGEHAAVLRRRSSFLELDLQRLRVDALSVPEHPDALLSHWRGFLSGQRSRGSEAWLEWAQHTEDRLLGEHIEHLRRAARLHPEPLSGRLRRRARQLSAWLAPAPVPPAPLLLRSSGAESQQAPARGSPPALVGREQVLDAVAAAVERHQMVFLSGVPGMGKTALQAALAPLFGQLVMPVASEVADRAWPYTTIYRALRDLQRGLELGRSLPELPSREVAAHLSRRPEVRRSGDLDPLARPLLAEAFEQPFISWGDDIHHWDDASTLVVARHSPRLLAQSPRAGVINTFRPGEVSAGCRRSILRCIDQGRGVIIPLPPLTLEEVAAVGERFLPGLTDAQVGQLHGYAGGIPGLLVPVLQEAVRRGGLPERLSLGAAEEARLHLGLTLLGAAELDVLRLLALSDGEPLEVDLLSGVLGWPRRSVVGALEGLYQSGAVVGHAVHPPALRQVVLFHAPPPILADLAARLRAARAPAL; encoded by the coding sequence ATGGCGGACGTCACCCTACAGTTGCTCGGAGAGCCGCAGCTCTGCCTGGACGGCGTGCCGCTCCCCTGCCGGAACATGGGCCTGCGGCTGCTGGCGATCCTGGCGCTGGAGGGCGCGTCCGAGCGGCTGAAGCTGGCCGATCTGCTGTGGGAGACGACCACCCACAAGGCGCTGCACAACCTCCGCATGACCGTGCATCACCTGTGCCTGGGCCTGGGGGAACACGCGGCCGTGCTGCGCCGCCGCTCCTCCTTCCTGGAACTGGATCTGCAGCGGCTGCGGGTGGACGCACTGTCGGTGCCCGAGCACCCGGACGCGCTGCTGAGCCACTGGCGGGGCTTCCTGAGCGGTCAGCGGAGCCGGGGCAGCGAGGCGTGGCTGGAGTGGGCGCAGCACACCGAAGACCGGCTGCTGGGAGAGCACATCGAGCACCTGCGCCGCGCGGCCCGCCTGCACCCGGAGCCGCTGTCGGGCCGCCTGCGCCGCCGGGCCCGGCAGCTCTCGGCATGGCTGGCCCCCGCGCCGGTGCCCCCGGCCCCGCTGCTGCTCCGGAGTTCGGGCGCCGAGAGCCAGCAGGCGCCGGCCCGTGGCTCACCCCCCGCCCTCGTGGGCCGGGAGCAGGTGCTCGACGCGGTGGCGGCGGCGGTCGAGCGTCATCAGATGGTCTTTCTGAGCGGCGTGCCCGGAATGGGCAAGACTGCCCTGCAGGCGGCCCTCGCCCCGCTGTTCGGGCAGCTGGTCATGCCGGTGGCCAGCGAGGTCGCCGACCGGGCGTGGCCGTACACCACCATCTACCGCGCCCTGCGGGATCTGCAGCGGGGCCTGGAGCTGGGCCGCTCCCTGCCCGAACTGCCCTCCCGCGAGGTGGCCGCCCACCTGTCGCGGCGGCCCGAGGTGCGCCGCTCGGGAGACCTCGATCCCCTGGCCCGGCCCCTGCTGGCCGAGGCTTTCGAGCAGCCCTTCATCAGCTGGGGCGACGACATCCACCACTGGGACGACGCCTCGACCCTGGTGGTGGCCCGCCACTCGCCCCGGTTGCTGGCCCAGAGCCCCCGTGCGGGCGTGATCAACACCTTCCGCCCCGGCGAGGTGAGCGCCGGGTGCCGCCGGAGCATCCTGCGCTGTATCGACCAGGGCCGCGGCGTGATCATCCCGCTGCCCCCACTGACCCTGGAGGAGGTCGCCGCGGTGGGTGAGCGCTTCCTGCCGGGGCTCACGGACGCGCAGGTCGGGCAGCTGCATGGGTACGCCGGCGGCATTCCCGGCCTGCTGGTGCCGGTCTTGCAGGAGGCCGTCCGGCGGGGCGGTCTGCCCGAACGCCTGAGTCTGGGCGCCGCCGAGGAGGCCCGGCTGCACCTGGGGCTCACCCTGCTGGGCGCGGCCGAACTGGATGTCCTGCGCCTGCTGGCCCTGAGTGACGGGGAGCCCCTGGAGGTCGACCTGCTGAGCGGCGTGCTGGGATGGCCCCGGCGCAGCGTGGTGGGCGCCCTGGAGGGGCTGTACCAGTCGGGCGCGGTGGTCGGGCACGCGGTGCATCCCCCGGCGCTGCGGCAGGTGGTGCTCTTTCACGCGCCGCCCCCCATCCTGGCCGATCTGGCCGCCCGGCTGCGGGCCGCCCGTGCCCCTGCCCTCTGA
- a CDS encoding serine protein kinase RIO, whose protein sequence is MSARWLDDELADADTRPAPKGKTKTKRPLGRRKLATLTTADEGGTDEIILRLLDLGHITEVVAELKSGKEATAYVARGPRGSVLVKLYRELEARSFKNDAIYREGQVVLDARANRAMGGRSRKGLGMLQSGWVNAEYAHLWTLWKAGLSVPEPLVGPAPFDYAATTPAVLMRLIGTEDEIAPRLSDASLSPDEAWSAWEQSLDGLAGMLRLGYVHGDYSTYNLLWWENTVTIIDFPQLTTKQNPHFQDLLRRDVQSLVTSFRRHGIQADPDTVLRDVQRRVTGPAPAPRVLLP, encoded by the coding sequence ATGAGCGCCCGCTGGCTCGACGACGAGCTGGCGGACGCCGACACGCGCCCGGCCCCGAAGGGCAAGACCAAGACCAAACGCCCGCTGGGCCGCCGCAAGCTCGCCACCCTGACCACGGCGGACGAGGGCGGAACCGACGAGATCATCCTGCGGCTGCTCGACCTGGGGCACATCACCGAGGTGGTCGCGGAACTCAAGAGCGGCAAGGAGGCCACGGCCTACGTGGCGCGTGGCCCCCGGGGCAGCGTGCTGGTCAAGCTCTACCGCGAACTCGAGGCCCGCTCCTTCAAGAACGACGCCATCTACCGCGAGGGTCAGGTCGTGCTCGACGCCCGCGCGAACCGGGCCATGGGCGGCCGCTCGCGCAAGGGGCTGGGGATGCTGCAGAGCGGCTGGGTGAACGCCGAATACGCCCACCTGTGGACGCTCTGGAAGGCGGGCCTGAGCGTGCCCGAACCGCTGGTCGGCCCGGCCCCCTTCGACTACGCCGCCACCACTCCCGCCGTGCTGATGCGCCTGATCGGCACCGAGGACGAGATCGCGCCGCGCCTGAGCGACGCCTCCCTCAGCCCGGACGAGGCCTGGAGTGCCTGGGAGCAGAGCCTGGACGGCCTGGCCGGGATGCTCCGCCTGGGCTACGTGCACGGTGACTACAGCACCTACAACCTGCTGTGGTGGGAGAACACAGTGACGATCATCGACTTTCCGCAGCTGACCACGAAACAGAACCCCCACTTTCAGGATCTGCTGCGCCGCGACGTGCAGAGCCTGGTGACCTCCTTCCGCAGGCACGGCATCCAGGCCGACCCCGACACCGTGCTGCGCGACGTGCAGCGCCGCGTCACGGGGCCGGCGCCCGCACCCCGGGTGCTGCTGCCGTGA
- a CDS encoding GNAT family N-acetyltransferase, whose protein sequence is MSVLPEQQRQGIGSALMREALSRVRDSGEAMVVLWGHPEFYPRFGFRRASDFGLLPDTPAAMVYPLQADLRAYAGLSLPH, encoded by the coding sequence ATGAGCGTCCTGCCGGAGCAGCAGCGCCAGGGCATCGGCAGCGCCCTGATGCGGGAGGCGCTGAGCCGCGTCCGGGACTCCGGCGAGGCGATGGTGGTGCTGTGGGGCCATCCGGAGTTCTATCCGCGCTTCGGCTTCCGGCGGGCCTCCGACTTCGGCCTTCTCCCCGACACGCCCGCAGCGATGGTGTACCCCCTGCAAGCCGATCTGCGCGCCTACGCCGGCCTGTCTCTCCCCCACTGA
- a CDS encoding DinB family protein, translating to MHIPECYGYLRRSRRDLWACLEGVPDEVLSKPVLPGKRFHCVKDLILHIPMIEDSWIHEDILRDTPVWEGVAALAGAKDGPNYAAFPLDTLLDYWRQVEASTLGYLERLGPEERARLVVVNGSKGEEHFTVDGLLWHVMVHEIRHGAQIGVLLQQAGIKPPFLDLLNYLPTV from the coding sequence TTGCATATTCCCGAATGTTACGGCTACCTGCGCCGTTCCCGGCGTGACCTGTGGGCCTGCCTGGAAGGCGTGCCGGACGAGGTGCTTTCCAAGCCTGTCCTGCCCGGCAAGCGCTTTCACTGCGTCAAGGATCTGATCCTGCACATCCCTATGATCGAGGATTCCTGGATCCACGAGGACATCCTGCGCGACACGCCCGTCTGGGAAGGGGTGGCGGCCCTGGCCGGCGCGAAGGACGGCCCGAACTACGCCGCCTTTCCGCTGGACACACTGCTGGACTACTGGCGGCAGGTCGAGGCGAGCACGCTGGGGTATCTGGAGCGTCTGGGCCCCGAGGAACGGGCGCGGCTGGTGGTGGTGAACGGCTCGAAAGGAGAGGAACACTTCACGGTGGACGGCCTGCTGTGGCACGTCATGGTGCACGAGATCAGGCACGGCGCGCAGATCGGCGTGCTGCTGCAGCAGGCGGGCATCAAGCCCCCGTTTCTTGATCTGCTGAACTATCTGCCCACCGTTTAG
- a CDS encoding ankyrin repeat domain-containing protein, with product MDRRECGGRLALCVGAVWIGSVGIGGVGRAEAGAAGSLLSTGALNAGAGPGVTRPAPALLNAQLLKAAELGDAARVRALLQAGADVNARDASGRTPLTWAALGDRVAVARLLVAAGADPDLQDAQRNTALLVSGETGSVAMLREVLRAGPDLTRTNRFGGTALIPAADRGHLAYVREILATTTIDVNHVNDLGWTALLEAVILGDGGSTHTEIVRVLLAHGADPGLADRGGVTPLKHARQRGYAGMVKLLQATK from the coding sequence GTGGACAGGCGGGAATGTGGCGGGCGGCTGGCCCTGTGCGTCGGGGCCGTCTGGATCGGCAGTGTGGGTATCGGGGGTGTGGGCCGGGCCGAGGCGGGCGCTGCCGGCTCCCTTCTCAGCACCGGCGCTCTCAATGCTGGGGCAGGGCCGGGCGTGACCCGCCCGGCGCCGGCCCTCCTGAACGCCCAGCTCCTGAAGGCGGCCGAACTCGGGGACGCCGCCCGGGTGCGCGCGCTGCTCCAGGCGGGGGCGGACGTGAACGCGCGCGACGCGTCGGGCCGCACCCCGCTGACCTGGGCGGCGCTGGGCGACCGGGTGGCGGTCGCCCGCCTGCTCGTCGCGGCCGGCGCCGACCCGGATCTCCAGGACGCCCAGCGCAACACCGCCCTGCTGGTCAGCGGTGAGACCGGCTCGGTGGCGATGCTGCGCGAGGTGCTGCGGGCGGGGCCCGACCTGACCCGCACCAACCGCTTCGGGGGTACGGCGCTGATTCCGGCCGCCGACCGGGGCCACCTGGCCTACGTGCGGGAGATTCTGGCGACCACGACCATCGACGTGAACCACGTCAACGACCTGGGCTGGACGGCCCTGCTCGAAGCGGTGATCCTGGGAGACGGCGGTTCCACCCACACCGAGATCGTGCGCGTGCTGCTGGCCCACGGCGCCGACCCGGGCCTGGCCGACCGGGGCGGCGTCACGCCCCTGAAGCACGCCCGGCAGCGCGGCTACGCCGGCATGGTGAAGTTACTCCAGGCCACCAAGTAG
- a CDS encoding NAD(P)/FAD-dependent oxidoreductase, with the protein MSAEPLLDTLVVGAGLGGLACARDLQAAGERVRVLDKSRGVSGRASTRRLPLQGGPEARLDHGARFFTVRHERTRDLAARGVQAGWLGEWARGFARWDGGTLQEAHPDGHPRYVPLDGMSALGRHLAGGLDVQTAVTVTRLERQDGAWQVSDATGPLARARRVVLNLPVPQLGPLLAGVGQDAPGPVEYAPAWAVGAVLKADLRADWPALELRGHPALEWIAREHTKRRPGHPPALMLHASADWSAANLERPPEDIVPELLDAASGVLGETLDVLEAFAHRWRYATLRRRVPAPGHWDAELGLGICGDGFTPDDHGPRVEAALLSGWWVAAQATGRAP; encoded by the coding sequence GTGAGCGCTGAGCCCCTGTTGGACACGCTGGTCGTCGGCGCTGGGCTGGGGGGGCTGGCCTGTGCCCGCGACCTGCAGGCGGCGGGCGAACGCGTGCGCGTGCTGGACAAGTCGCGCGGCGTGTCCGGGCGGGCCTCGACCCGGCGCCTGCCCCTGCAGGGCGGCCCGGAGGCCCGGCTCGACCACGGGGCGCGCTTCTTCACCGTCCGCCATGAGCGCACCCGCGACCTGGCCGCCCGGGGCGTGCAGGCCGGCTGGCTGGGCGAGTGGGCCCGCGGCTTCGCCCGCTGGGACGGCGGAACGCTGCAGGAGGCCCATCCGGACGGCCACCCCCGCTATGTCCCCCTGGACGGCATGAGCGCGCTGGGCCGCCACCTGGCGGGGGGACTGGACGTGCAGACGGCCGTCACGGTCACGCGGCTGGAACGCCAGGACGGGGCGTGGCAGGTGTCGGATGCCACGGGGCCGCTGGCCCGCGCCCGGCGCGTGGTGCTGAACCTGCCCGTGCCGCAGCTGGGGCCGCTGCTGGCGGGCGTGGGCCAGGACGCCCCGGGGCCGGTGGAATACGCCCCGGCCTGGGCAGTCGGCGCCGTGCTGAAGGCCGACCTGCGGGCCGACTGGCCGGCGCTGGAACTCCGCGGGCACCCGGCGCTGGAGTGGATCGCCCGTGAGCACACCAAGCGGCGCCCCGGCCACCCGCCCGCGCTGATGCTGCACGCCAGCGCCGACTGGTCTGCGGCGAATCTGGAGCGCCCGCCAGAGGACATCGTGCCCGAGCTGCTGGACGCCGCAAGTGGGGTGCTGGGCGAGACACTGGACGTCCTGGAGGCCTTCGCCCACCGCTGGCGCTACGCCACCCTGCGCCGGCGCGTGCCCGCGCCCGGCCACTGGGATGCGGAACTTGGCCTGGGCATCTGCGGCGACGGCTTTACCCCCGACGACCACGGACCGCGCGTGGAGGCCGCGCTGCTCAGCGGCTGGTGGGTGGCCGCGCAGGCGACAGGCCGGGCTCCGTGA
- a CDS encoding HpcH/HpaI aldolase/citrate lyase family protein, with protein MTPSSPRSGPFRSVLYVPGDKLRAIEKARTLEADAVILDLEDAVAPEFKAQARENVREALQTPWRVPVLVRVNGLGSEWAHDDRELALTAGAAGLVLPKVEDAHSVHALSLGLPLWAMIETPRGVLSAPAIAAVPGVAGLLVGTNDLARALRSRPHPDRLPLLHALSAVVLAARAAGKLPLDAVHNDVRDPDGFARECEQGRTLGFAGKTVIHPGQIAAANAAFGVSDAEAAEAHALIAAWDEARAQGRSVAPHRGALVEQMHVDEAQDTLRLWEGTRGEGGE; from the coding sequence ATGACCCCCTCCTCCCCTCGCTCCGGGCCCTTCCGTTCCGTGCTGTACGTGCCGGGTGACAAGCTCCGCGCCATCGAGAAGGCCCGCACGCTGGAGGCCGACGCCGTGATCCTCGATCTGGAGGACGCCGTGGCGCCCGAGTTCAAGGCGCAGGCGCGGGAGAACGTGCGGGAAGCGCTGCAGACGCCCTGGCGCGTGCCCGTGCTGGTGCGCGTGAACGGCCTGGGCAGCGAGTGGGCGCACGACGACCGCGAACTGGCCCTGACTGCCGGCGCGGCCGGACTGGTGCTGCCGAAGGTCGAGGACGCCCACAGCGTTCACGCCCTGAGTCTGGGCCTGCCGCTGTGGGCCATGATCGAGACGCCCCGGGGCGTGCTCAGCGCCCCCGCCATTGCCGCCGTGCCGGGGGTGGCGGGCCTGCTGGTGGGCACCAACGACCTCGCCCGTGCCCTACGGAGTCGCCCGCACCCCGACCGCCTGCCCCTGCTGCACGCCCTGAGTGCCGTGGTGCTGGCCGCCCGCGCCGCCGGCAAGCTGCCCCTGGACGCCGTGCACAACGACGTGCGCGACCCGGACGGCTTCGCCCGCGAGTGTGAACAGGGCCGCACGCTGGGCTTCGCCGGCAAGACCGTGATCCACCCCGGTCAGATCGCCGCCGCCAACGCCGCCTTCGGGGTGTCGGACGCCGAGGCCGCCGAGGCCCACGCCCTGATCGCCGCCTGGGACGAGGCACGCGCCCAGGGCAGAAGCGTGGCCCCCCACCGCGGCGCCCTGGTCGAGCAGATGCACGTGGACGAGGCGCAGGACACCCTGAGGCTCTGGGAGGGAACGCGGGGGGAAGGCGGGGAATAA
- a CDS encoding carbohydrate kinase translates to MPLTEREQHLLALIRDTPLATPEELARRLGTSRAAVNVHVSALVRKGALLGRGYLLPLDTAAPRIVVVGGANMDVKARTLGPALPGTSNPGVSVQSPGGVARNVAENLARLGVAATLISVVGRDPLGERLLRETEAAGVDVRPVLRAPGVTTGTYTAVLDDRGELLVAVAAMEAAEALTPATLHERRSVLRGAAWVVVDGNVPGNTLAHLLTLAAEAGARVVFEPVSVPKAGRLRAALAAGLSPYAVTPNVAELGALLGRKVPDEPGALRSAAAELQALGVELVWVRRGPHGSLLSIPGGAHDLPALSAAVRDVTGAGDAMLAAFLAALASGLPPLEAARWGHAAAALTVESEFAVSPDLTLAALRERASRS, encoded by the coding sequence GTGCCGCTGACCGAACGAGAACAACACCTCCTGGCCCTGATCCGCGACACGCCCCTGGCGACGCCGGAAGAACTGGCCCGCCGCCTGGGCACCTCCCGCGCGGCCGTGAACGTGCATGTCAGCGCGCTGGTTCGCAAGGGCGCCCTGCTGGGCCGGGGCTACCTGCTCCCCCTGGACACGGCGGCTCCACGGATCGTGGTGGTGGGCGGCGCGAACATGGACGTGAAGGCCCGCACGCTGGGCCCGGCGCTGCCCGGCACGAGCAATCCCGGCGTGAGCGTGCAGTCGCCGGGCGGCGTGGCCCGCAACGTGGCCGAGAACTTGGCGCGGCTGGGCGTGGCCGCCACGCTGATCTCGGTCGTGGGCCGCGACCCGCTGGGCGAGCGCCTGCTGCGCGAGACCGAGGCGGCGGGGGTGGACGTGCGGCCCGTGCTGCGCGCCCCTGGCGTGACGACCGGCACCTACACGGCGGTGCTCGACGACCGGGGCGAACTGCTCGTGGCGGTCGCCGCGATGGAGGCCGCGGAGGCGCTGACCCCGGCGACCCTGCACGAGCGCCGGAGCGTGCTGCGCGGCGCGGCCTGGGTGGTGGTCGACGGCAACGTGCCCGGAAACACGCTGGCGCACCTGCTGACCCTGGCGGCCGAAGCCGGGGCGCGGGTGGTGTTCGAGCCGGTCAGCGTGCCCAAGGCCGGCCGGCTCCGCGCGGCGCTGGCGGCGGGGCTCTCGCCCTACGCCGTGACGCCCAACGTGGCCGAGCTGGGCGCCCTGCTGGGCCGCAAGGTTCCGGACGAGCCCGGCGCCCTGCGGAGTGCAGCGGCGGAGCTTCAGGCCCTGGGGGTGGAACTCGTCTGGGTGCGGCGCGGCCCGCACGGCAGCCTGCTCTCGATTCCCGGCGGCGCCCACGACCTGCCCGCGCTGAGCGCTGCGGTGCGCGACGTGACCGGGGCCGGCGACGCCATGCTCGCCGCGTTCCTGGCCGCCCTGGCGTCGGGCCTGCCCCCCCTGGAGGCCGCCCGCTGGGGCCACGCCGCCGCCGCCCTGACCGTGGAAAGTGAGTTTGCGGTCTCCCCCGACCTGACCCTGGCCGCCCTGCGGGAGCGCGCCAGCCGTTCCTGA
- a CDS encoding pseudouridine-5'-phosphate glycosidase has translation MTTSPDRLHQTRPEIAALMDMHPDVAAALQAGRAVVALESTIISHGMPFPQNVEMARGVEDVVRANGAVPATIAVLGGRLKVGLTPEELHLLATDKGVDKISTRDLPVTVALGKHGATTVASTMRIAALAGIRVFATGGTGGVHRGGAQTMDISADLLELARTDVCVVSAGVKSILDIGLTLEVLETQGVPAITLGSEEFPAFYSRHSGFRSPLSVQTPEEAARVLRAKWALGLSGGVLLANPVPAESEIPAAEMSEHIDRALADMDALGLTGKDTTPYLLGRIVELTGGRSLDTNIALVRHNAAVAARLAVAYAALG, from the coding sequence ATGACCACCTCGCCCGACCGCCTGCACCAGACCCGCCCCGAGATCGCCGCCCTGATGGACATGCACCCCGACGTCGCCGCCGCCCTGCAGGCCGGGCGGGCGGTCGTGGCGCTGGAAAGCACCATCATCAGCCACGGCATGCCCTTTCCGCAGAACGTCGAGATGGCGCGCGGTGTGGAGGACGTCGTGCGGGCGAACGGCGCGGTGCCCGCCACGATCGCCGTGCTGGGCGGCCGCCTGAAGGTGGGCCTGACGCCCGAAGAGCTGCACCTGCTCGCCACCGATAAGGGCGTGGACAAGATCAGCACCCGCGACCTGCCGGTGACCGTGGCGCTCGGCAAGCACGGCGCGACTACCGTGGCCTCGACCATGCGGATCGCGGCGCTGGCCGGCATCCGCGTGTTCGCCACGGGCGGCACCGGGGGCGTGCACCGGGGAGGTGCGCAGACCATGGACATCAGCGCCGACCTGCTGGAGCTCGCCCGCACCGACGTGTGCGTGGTCAGCGCGGGTGTGAAGAGCATCCTCGACATCGGCCTGACGCTGGAGGTACTGGAGACGCAGGGCGTGCCGGCGATCACGCTGGGCAGCGAAGAGTTTCCGGCCTTCTACTCGCGCCATAGCGGTTTCCGGTCACCCCTGAGCGTGCAGACCCCGGAGGAGGCCGCCCGCGTGCTCCGGGCGAAGTGGGCGCTGGGCCTGTCGGGCGGCGTGCTGCTCGCCAACCCCGTGCCCGCCGAGTCCGAGATTCCTGCCGCCGAGATGAGCGAGCACATCGACCGCGCCCTGGCCGACATGGACGCGCTGGGCCTGACGGGCAAGGACACCACGCCGTACCTGCTGGGCCGCATCGTGGAGCTCACGGGTGGGCGCTCCCTGGACACCAACATCGCCCTGGTGCGCCACAACGCGGCGGTGGCGGCGCGCCTGGCCGTGGCCTACGCGGCGCTGGGCTGA